ACGTCGACGGCGCGCGCCTCGATTCCCTCGAAGGCGACGGTGGCGACGCGGGTGACCATGCGGGGGGAGGCCTTCGGGCTGGCTGCCTGCCGCAACGTTAGTTCGCGGGGCGCACCGGCACAACCCGCATCCGCAAAAGACCTTTGCGCATACGAAAAAGCCCGGCGTGGAGCCGGGCCATTTCCTCTCGTCCCGCGGACCTCGAACGCCGTGGCGGCGCGGATCCTGGCGGGCTGGCGCTAGCGCGCAGGCGTCAAGCCTGGGCGGCCTGCAGGCCCTTCACGCGAGCGGCGAGGCGCGAGACCTTCCGCGAGGCGGTGTTCTTGTGCACGATCCCCTTCTGGGAGGCGCGCATGATCTCCGGCTCGGCGCTGCGCAGGGCGGTCAGCGCGGTGCCGTGATCGCCGGACTCGATCGCCTCCTCGACCTTGCGGATGAAGGTGCGCATGCGGCTGCGGCGCGAGCGGTTGACTGCCGTACGCTTGGCAATCTTGCGGGTCATCTTCTTGGCCGACACGGTGTTGGCCATCGGCGTTCCTCATTCAAAAAAGCGAGGCCCGAGCGACCCCGGCGGGATCGTGGCGTCGCGTGTCAGGGCATGGAAGCACGGGCAACCCGCCGGGCGAAAGCCCGCAGGTCCGCGAGCCGCGGTCTATAGACGCGACCGGCCGGAACGTCAACGCCGGAACGCATGCCCGGCTCGGAACGGTATGCCCCGCCAATGGTTGAGGTTCTCAGACAGCCACGGGAGATCCCCATGATCCGTTCCGCTTCCCTCCTCGCCGCCGGCCTCCTCGCGCTGGGCGCGGTCGCGGTGCCGCACCAGGCCGAGGCCAAGGGCTGCATCAAGGGCGCCATCGTCGGCGGCCTCGCCGGCAAGGCGGTGGGCCACGGCAAGGCGGGCGCCGCCGCCGGCTGCGCGGTGGGCCACCACAACGCCAACAAGAAGGCGAGCCAGGCCCAAGGGCAGTAGTGCGCGAGGGCGGTCGCTCGCAAGGCGGTAGGCCGAGCGCCTCGCCGGGCCTATATGGGGGCGGCTCCGACGGGGCCGCCCCTTCCTGTTTCGCGGGAGCCCGCATGACGTCCCCCGACGGTGCCCTGGTGTTGTTCTCCGGCGGGCAGGATTCCGCCACCTGCCTCGCCTGGGCCCTCGACCGCTTCGCCCATGTCGAGACCCTCGGCTTCGATTACGGCCAGCGCCACCGGATCGAGCTCGATTGCCGCGACACCCTGCGGGCCGCGCTGACCCGGATCGTGCCGGCCTTCGCCGGGCGCCTCGGGGAGGACCACACGCTGGACCTCGGGGCGCTCGGCGCGGTCTCCGAGACCGCGCTCACGCGGGAGACCGCCATCGCCATGGAGGCGAACGGTCTTCCCAACACCTTCGTGCCCGGCCGCAACCTCGTCTTCCTCACCTTCGCGGCCGCCCTCGCCTACCGGCGGGGCCTGCGCCACATCGTCGGCGGCATGTGCGAGACGGATTTCTCCGGCTATCCCGATTGCCGCGACGACACCATCAAGGCGCTGCAGGTCGCGCTCAACCTCGGCATGGAGCGCCGCTTCGTGCTGCACACGCCCCTGATGTGGATCGACAAGGCCGAGACCTGGCGGCTCGCCCGCGACCTCGGCGGCGAGGCGCTGGTCGACCTGATCGTGCGCGAGAGCCATACCTGCTACCTCGGCGAGCGCGGCGCGCTGCATCCCTGGGGCCATGGCTGCGGCACCTGCCCGGCCTGTTCGCTGCGGGCCGCCGGCTATGCGCGCTTCCGCGCCGAGGATGCGTGAACCGCGCTTGCGGGACGACCTGCCGTTGCGCAGAGTGCGCCGCAAATACGGGAGGAGAGAACCATGACCGCCTGCATCGTCGGCTGGAGCCACACGCCCTTCGGCAAGCACGACGCCGAGACCGTCGAGAGCCTGATCGTCCGCGTCGCCAACGAGGCGCTGGCCCATGCCGGGATCGGCCCGCAGGACGTCGACGAGATCGTGCTCGGCCACTACAACGCCGGCTTCACGCCCCAGGACTTCACCGCCTCGCTGGTGCTCCAGGCCGATGACGGGTTCCGGTTCAAGCCGGCGACCCGGGTCGAGAATGCCTGCGCCACCGGCTCGGCCGCGGTGCACCAGGGCATCAAGACCATCGAGGCCAAGCGTGCCCGGGTGGTGCTGGTGGTCGGCGTCGAGCAGATGACCCGTACCCCGGGCCCCGAGATCGGCCGTACCCTGCTGAAGGCCTCCTACCTGCCGGAGGACGGCGACAACCCGGCGGGCTTCGCCGGCGTGTTCGGCAACATCGCGGGCGCCTATTTCCAGCGACACGGCGACCAGTCCGACGCGCTGGCGATGATCGCCGCCAAGAACCACCATAACGGCGTGCAAAACCCCTACGCGCAGATGCGCAAGGACCTCGGCTTCGAGTTCTGCCGCACCGAATCGGACAAGAACCCCTTCGTCGCCGGCCCGCTCAAGCGCACCGACTGCTCGCTGGTCTCGGACGGCGCCGCCGCGGTGGTGCTCGCCGACACCGAAACGGCGCTCCGCATGCGCCGCGCCGTCGCCTTCCGGGCGACCGCCCACGCGCAGGACTTCCTGCCGATGTCGAAGCGCGACGTGCTGAAGTTCGAGGGCGCCGCCACCGCCTGGGCGCGCGCCTTGGGCCAGGCCGGCATCACCCTCGACGACCTGTCGCTCGTCGAGACGCACGATTGCTTCACGGTCGCGGAGCTGATCGAGTACGAGGCGATGGGCCTGACCCGGGAGGGCCGCGGCGCCGACGCGATCCGCGAGGGCTGGACCACCAAGGAGGGCAAGCTGCCGGTGAACCCCTCCGGCGGGCTCAAGGCCAAGGGCCACCCGATCGGGGCCACCGGCGTGTCGATGCACGCCCTCTCGGCGATGCAGCTCTGCGGCGATGCCGGCGGCATGCAGATCCCGGACGCGACGCTCGCCGGCGTGTTCAACATGGGCGGCGTCGCCGTAGCGAACTACGTCAGCGTGCTCGAGCGCATCAAGTAACCCTCGAGGGAAGCGGGGCCGTGACGGCGTAACGATGACGGCGTTCCTGGTCCTGCTGCTCGCCTACACGATCAGCCAGTTCGACCGCGGCTTCCTGGCGATGGTCGCGCCCGATCTCGGGCCCGACCTCGGCCTGGTGCCCTCCGACCTCGCGCTCCTCTCGGCGGGCTGGTTCCTGGCCTTCGCGGCCGGCCAGGTGCCGACCGGGCTCCTCCTCGACCGGATCGGCCCGCGGCGCACCGTGGCGGGGTTCATGGTGCTGGCGGCCCTCGGGGCGGCGGTCCTCGGTCTCGCGCGCGATTTCTCCGGCGCGGCCGCCGCGATGGCGCTGATCGGGCTCGGCTGCGCGCCGGCCCTGATGGGCGGGCTCTACCTGTTCGGGCGGGTTTACCCGCCCGAGCGCTTCGCCATGCTGTCCTCCTTGCTGATCGGCCTCGGCACCTCGGGCGACCTCCTCGGCTCGACGCCGCTGGCGCTCGCGAGCCACGCCCTCGGCTGGCGGACGATCCTGTTCGGGCTCGCCCTCGTCACCCTGGCGACGGCCGGGCTGGTCCTGTGGCTGATCGAGGATCCGCCCCGGCTCGCCGA
The sequence above is drawn from the Methylobacterium terrae genome and encodes:
- the rpsT gene encoding 30S ribosomal protein S20 — its product is MANTVSAKKMTRKIAKRTAVNRSRRSRMRTFIRKVEEAIESGDHGTALTALRSAEPEIMRASQKGIVHKNTASRKVSRLAARVKGLQAAQA
- the queC gene encoding 7-cyano-7-deazaguanine synthase QueC; protein product: MTSPDGALVLFSGGQDSATCLAWALDRFAHVETLGFDYGQRHRIELDCRDTLRAALTRIVPAFAGRLGEDHTLDLGALGAVSETALTRETAIAMEANGLPNTFVPGRNLVFLTFAAALAYRRGLRHIVGGMCETDFSGYPDCRDDTIKALQVALNLGMERRFVLHTPLMWIDKAETWRLARDLGGEALVDLIVRESHTCYLGERGALHPWGHGCGTCPACSLRAAGYARFRAEDA
- a CDS encoding acetyl-CoA acetyltransferase, which translates into the protein MTACIVGWSHTPFGKHDAETVESLIVRVANEALAHAGIGPQDVDEIVLGHYNAGFTPQDFTASLVLQADDGFRFKPATRVENACATGSAAVHQGIKTIEAKRARVVLVVGVEQMTRTPGPEIGRTLLKASYLPEDGDNPAGFAGVFGNIAGAYFQRHGDQSDALAMIAAKNHHNGVQNPYAQMRKDLGFEFCRTESDKNPFVAGPLKRTDCSLVSDGAAAVVLADTETALRMRRAVAFRATAHAQDFLPMSKRDVLKFEGAATAWARALGQAGITLDDLSLVETHDCFTVAELIEYEAMGLTREGRGADAIREGWTTKEGKLPVNPSGGLKAKGHPIGATGVSMHALSAMQLCGDAGGMQIPDATLAGVFNMGGVAVANYVSVLERIK